In one Candidatus Johnevansia muelleri genomic region, the following are encoded:
- the rpmH gene encoding 50S ribosomal protein L34, protein MKRTFQPSIIKKNRNYGFRYRMSYKNGIKILSRRRKKMRYYLTI, encoded by the coding sequence ATGAAACGTACATTTCAACCAAGTATTATTAAAAAAAATAGAAATTATGGTTTTAGATATCGTATGTCTTATAAAAATGGTATAAAAATATTATCACGACGTCGTAAAAAAATGCGGTATTATTTAACAATATAA